A genome region from Deinococcus roseus includes the following:
- a CDS encoding DMT family transporter: protein MGPHLKGTLMVAVSAFGFATLGIFAKYSYQMHFNFQSTLAWRFGLAALVLLLLSLLNRNWTLKPSQYLPALLLGMVGYAVQASVYFMALQHLSAGLTALLLYAYPAFVTLLEWWLEGKTPSKTTLFALLLTFAGIVLTTQMEGKISGLGIFLAVASGVWYAIYLTFSSRIIRDAHPVPTSALLSLGAALSFLTWALLGPGLNVPHTSSEGLLLLGVATIATVIPVIGIFYGIRLLGTSQTAILSTLEPIFTLLLGAVLLHETLAPQQFLGGALVLGSVVMLQLRQSYLRTRAARAEV from the coding sequence ATGGGACCTCACCTCAAAGGCACCCTGATGGTGGCGGTTTCTGCATTCGGATTCGCGACCCTGGGAATTTTTGCCAAATACTCCTACCAGATGCATTTCAACTTCCAGAGCACCCTGGCCTGGCGTTTCGGACTGGCCGCTCTGGTGTTGCTGTTGCTTTCCCTGCTCAACAGAAACTGGACCCTGAAACCCAGCCAGTACCTTCCTGCCCTGCTGCTGGGGATGGTGGGTTACGCAGTACAGGCCAGTGTGTATTTCATGGCCCTGCAACACCTCAGTGCAGGACTGACGGCGCTTTTGCTTTACGCTTACCCGGCTTTTGTGACCCTGCTGGAATGGTGGCTGGAAGGCAAAACCCCCAGCAAAACCACCCTCTTTGCTTTATTGCTGACTTTTGCAGGGATCGTGCTGACCACCCAGATGGAGGGCAAAATCAGCGGTCTGGGCATTTTTCTGGCGGTGGCTTCCGGGGTGTGGTACGCCATCTACCTGACCTTCAGTTCCAGAATCATCCGGGATGCCCACCCGGTGCCCACCAGTGCCCTGCTCAGTCTGGGGGCCGCCCTGTCTTTCCTGACCTGGGCCCTCCTGGGACCCGGCCTCAATGTACCCCACACCTCCAGCGAGGGCTTGCTGCTGCTTGGGGTGGCCACCATTGCCACCGTGATTCCCGTGATCGGCATTTTTTACGGCATCCGATTGCTGGGCACTTCCCAGACCGCCATTCTTTCCACACTGGAACCCATCTTCACCCTCTTGCTTGGGGCAGTGCTGCTGCATGAAACGCTGGCTCCACAACAATTTCTGGGAGGAGCCCTGGTGCTGGGTTCGGTGGTGATGCTGCAACTCAGGCAGTCTTACCTGAGGACCAGGGCAGCCAGAGCAGAAGTGTAA